In Deferribacteraceae bacterium V6Fe1, one genomic interval encodes:
- a CDS encoding PhoH family protein — MQTTKVFVIEEPLVPAILGHKDKYLKYIQKSLDISVAVRGNEFSLSGDKGQVDKGLALFNNLREIVLKSNLSMSDLESAVRMVIEDTKTHISEVLTDIVKVSGRVKSVVPKTPRQKTYVQFIKDYDVVFGIGPAGTGKTYLAVAMAVNMFLNKKVSRIILTRPAVEAGERLGFLPGDIADKINPYLRPLYDALYNMMDFEKVGGLIEKGVIELAPLAFMRGRTLNDAFIILDEAQNTTVEQMKMFLTRLGFNSKAVITGDITQVDLPSDKKSGLIVVRDILKDVDGLRFVDFTKSDVIRHPLVQRIINAYEEYEAKKNGN, encoded by the coding sequence ATGCAGACTACCAAAGTGTTTGTGATAGAGGAGCCTCTTGTACCGGCAATACTTGGACATAAAGACAAATATCTTAAGTATATTCAAAAGAGTTTGGATATATCTGTTGCGGTACGTGGTAATGAGTTTAGCCTTAGCGGTGATAAGGGACAGGTTGATAAAGGGCTTGCCCTTTTTAACAATCTTAGGGAAATTGTATTAAAGTCAAATCTTTCCATGTCTGATCTTGAAAGTGCGGTAAGAATGGTAATAGAAGATACAAAAACGCATATTTCAGAGGTATTGACCGATATTGTAAAGGTTTCCGGACGAGTTAAGAGTGTAGTGCCCAAAACACCTCGTCAAAAGACTTATGTGCAATTTATAAAAGATTATGACGTGGTGTTTGGAATTGGGCCTGCCGGCACGGGCAAGACTTATCTCGCTGTGGCAATGGCGGTTAACATGTTTTTAAATAAAAAAGTGAGCAGGATTATCCTTACAAGGCCTGCGGTTGAAGCAGGTGAAAGGCTTGGCTTTTTGCCGGGAGATATTGCCGACAAGATTAACCCTTATTTGAGACCTTTGTATGATGCCCTTTACAACATGATGGATTTTGAGAAGGTTGGCGGCCTTATTGAAAAAGGGGTAATAGAGCTCGCACCACTTGCATTTATGAGGGGCAGGACACTTAACGATGCTTTTATTATTCTTGATGAAGCTCAAAATACGACCGTGGAACAGATGAAAATGTTTTTGACGAGGCTTGGTTTTAATTCAAAAGCCGTTATTACCGGCGATATTACGCAGGTAGATTTGCCTTCGGATAAAAAATCGGGGCTGATAGTGGTCAGAGATATTTTAAAGGACGTAGATGGGCTGAGATTTGTTGATTTTACCAAAAGTGACGTTATAAGGCATCCGTTGGTGCAAAGGATAATTAATGCTTACGAAGAGTATGAGGCTAAAAAAAATGGGAATTGA